One window of the Mycobacterium xenopi genome contains the following:
- a CDS encoding DNA polymerase III subunits gamma/tau: MALYRKYRPATFAEVVGQEHVTEPLSAALGAGRIHHAYLFSGPRGCGKTSCARILARSLNCAQGPTSSPCGVCESCVALAPNGPGSIDVVELDAASHGGVDDTRELRDRAFYAPAQSRYRVFIVDEAHMVTTAGFNALLKIVEEPPEHLIFVFATTEPEKVLPTIRSRTHHYPFRLLPPRTMRALLERICQQESVTIDDAVYPLLIRAGGGSPRDTLSVLDQLLAGAEGDRVTYQRALGLLGATDIALIDEAVDALAADDAAALFGAVESVIDAGHDPRRFTTDLLERFRDLIVLQSVPDAAARGVVDAPEDVLDRMRDQAARIGTATLTRYAEVVQAGLGEMRGATAPRLLLEVICARMLLPSASDTESALLQRLERIENRLKLSVPADDAAKRSGLANKASEPARKPPAPVQPTAPASPSEPGAAAVRTMWPTVRDKVRQRSRTTEVMLAGATVRAVEGNTLVLSHESAPLAKRLCEQRNADVIAEALKDALGVEWRVRCETGAPAPADAAVAGVDPAQRAEEDSMMAEAGREGPSERRDPEEAALELLQNELGARRIDNG; this comes from the coding sequence GTGGCCCTCTACCGCAAGTACCGACCGGCAACGTTTGCCGAAGTGGTGGGGCAGGAGCATGTCACCGAGCCGCTGTCCGCCGCCCTTGGCGCGGGCCGGATTCACCACGCCTACCTATTCTCGGGGCCGCGCGGCTGCGGCAAGACCTCGTGTGCGCGGATCCTGGCCCGCTCGTTGAACTGCGCTCAGGGACCCACATCGAGCCCCTGCGGGGTGTGCGAGTCCTGCGTCGCGCTGGCACCCAATGGTCCGGGCAGCATCGACGTGGTCGAGCTCGACGCCGCCAGCCACGGCGGCGTCGACGACACCCGCGAGCTGCGAGACCGGGCTTTCTACGCACCGGCCCAGTCACGCTACCGCGTCTTCATCGTCGACGAAGCTCACATGGTGACCACCGCGGGGTTCAACGCGCTGCTCAAGATCGTCGAGGAGCCGCCCGAACACCTCATCTTCGTCTTCGCCACCACCGAGCCGGAAAAGGTGCTGCCGACCATCCGATCGCGTACCCATCACTATCCGTTCCGGCTGCTGCCGCCGCGCACCATGCGGGCTTTGCTCGAGCGCATCTGTCAGCAGGAGAGTGTGACGATCGACGACGCGGTCTACCCGCTGCTGATCCGGGCCGGCGGCGGTTCGCCCCGGGACACCTTGTCGGTGCTCGACCAGTTGCTGGCCGGCGCCGAGGGCGATCGGGTCACCTACCAGCGGGCGTTGGGATTGCTCGGTGCGACCGACATCGCCCTGATCGACGAGGCCGTCGATGCGCTGGCCGCCGACGACGCCGCGGCGCTGTTCGGCGCGGTCGAATCGGTGATCGACGCCGGCCACGATCCGCGCCGGTTCACCACCGACCTGTTGGAGCGGTTCCGGGATCTCATTGTGCTGCAATCGGTTCCCGATGCCGCCGCCCGCGGCGTGGTGGACGCGCCGGAAGACGTGCTGGACCGGATGCGTGATCAAGCGGCCCGGATCGGGACGGCCACACTGACCCGGTACGCCGAGGTGGTGCAGGCCGGGCTGGGGGAGATGCGCGGAGCGACGGCACCGCGGCTGCTGCTGGAAGTGATCTGTGCGCGGATGCTGTTGCCGTCAGCCAGCGATACCGAATCGGCGTTGCTGCAACGCCTCGAGCGCATCGAGAACCGGCTGAAGCTGTCGGTTCCGGCCGACGACGCGGCGAAGCGGTCTGGGCTGGCGAACAAGGCGAGCGAGCCGGCGCGCAAGCCACCAGCGCCGGTGCAGCCAACGGCACCGGCCAGCCCGAGCGAGCCCGGGGCCGCTGCGGTACGGACCATGTGGCCGACGGTGCGCGACAAGGTGCGGCAACGCAGCCGCACCACCGAGGTGATGCTGGCCGGGGCCACCGTGCGGGCGGTCGAGGGCAACACGTTGGTGTTGAGCCACGAATCGGCACCGCTGGCCAAACGACTTTGCGAGCAGCGCAACGCCGACGTCATCGCCGAGGCGCTCAAAGACGCCCTGGGCGTCGAGTGGCGGGTGCGCTGCGAGACCGGCGCGCCGGCACCGGCTGACGCGGCTGTTGCGGGGGTGGATCCGGCTCAGCGGGCCGAAGAGGACAGCATGATGGCCGAGGCCGGCCGCGAGGGTCCGTCGGAACGCCGCGATCCGGAAGAGGCCGCACTCGAACTGCTGCAGAACGAACTGGGCGCCCGGCGCATCGACAACGGGTGA
- a CDS encoding class I SAM-dependent methyltransferase: protein MTTTKEHAPTAGKMSLAQILAILTEGGQQPLKFSAYDGSTAGPDDAVLGLDLLTPRGTTYLATAPGELGLARAYVSGDLEPRGVHPGDPYELLKALAERLDFKRPSPLLLANIVRSIGVERLVPVAPPPQEALPRWRRIAEGLRHSKTRDAEAIHHHYDVSNTFYEWVLGPSMTYTCAVYPHPDATLEEAQENKYRLIFDKLRLQPGDRLLDVGCGWGGMVRYAARRGVRAIGATLSAEQAKWAQQKIAEEGLDDLAEVRHSDYRDVPEIGFDAVSSIGLTEHIGVKNYPSYFRFLKQKLRTGGLLLNHCITRPSNRSTFRAGGFTDRYVFPDGELTGSGRIITEIQEVGFEVLHNENFRNHYALTLRDWCRNLVEHWDDAVAEVGLPTAKIWGLYMAASRVGFEQNKIQLHHVLAVKPDKHGHDGGLPLRPWWQP, encoded by the coding sequence ATGACGACAACCAAAGAACATGCCCCGACTGCCGGCAAGATGAGCCTGGCTCAGATCCTGGCGATTCTCACCGAGGGCGGGCAGCAGCCGCTGAAGTTCAGCGCCTACGACGGCAGCACCGCAGGGCCCGACGACGCCGTACTGGGCCTGGATTTGTTGACCCCCAGGGGCACTACGTATCTGGCCACCGCACCCGGCGAGCTCGGGCTGGCCCGCGCCTACGTCTCGGGTGATCTGGAACCGCGTGGCGTGCATCCCGGTGACCCGTACGAGTTGCTCAAAGCGTTGGCGGAAAGACTCGACTTCAAACGGCCCTCGCCGCTGCTGCTGGCCAACATCGTGCGTTCCATCGGAGTCGAGCGCCTGGTGCCCGTCGCACCACCGCCCCAGGAGGCGCTGCCCCGCTGGCGTCGGATCGCCGAGGGCTTGCGGCACAGCAAAACCCGCGACGCCGAAGCCATCCATCACCACTACGACGTCTCCAACACCTTCTACGAATGGGTGCTCGGGCCGTCGATGACGTACACCTGCGCGGTGTACCCGCACCCGGACGCGACCCTGGAGGAAGCGCAGGAAAACAAGTACCGGCTGATCTTCGACAAGCTGCGCCTGCAACCCGGTGACCGCCTGCTCGACGTCGGCTGCGGCTGGGGAGGCATGGTCCGCTATGCTGCCCGTCGCGGGGTGCGCGCCATCGGCGCCACGCTGTCGGCCGAGCAGGCCAAGTGGGCGCAGCAAAAGATCGCGGAAGAGGGCCTTGACGACCTGGCCGAGGTGCGCCACTCCGACTACCGTGATGTCCCCGAGATCGGCTTCGACGCGGTCTCCTCGATTGGGCTGACCGAGCACATCGGCGTCAAGAACTACCCGTCGTATTTCCGCTTCCTCAAACAAAAGCTGCGCACCGGCGGCTTGCTGCTCAACCACTGCATCACCCGGCCCTCCAACCGGTCCACGTTCCGAGCAGGTGGGTTCACCGACCGCTATGTATTCCCCGACGGTGAACTGACCGGATCCGGCCGCATCATCACCGAGATCCAAGAGGTCGGCTTCGAGGTGCTGCACAACGAGAATTTCCGCAATCACTACGCGCTGACGCTGCGCGACTGGTGCCGCAACCTCGTGGAGCACTGGGACGACGCGGTCGCCGAAGTCGGCCTGCCCACCGCAAAGATCTGGGGCCTGTACATGGCTGCTTCACGAGTCGGCTTCGAGCAGAACAAGATTCAGCTACACCACGTGCTGGCGGTCAAGCCCGACAAGCATGGCCACGACGGCGGCCTGCCGCTGCGGCCCTGGTGGCAGCCCTAA
- a CDS encoding aminotransferase class I/II-fold pyridoxal phosphate-dependent enzyme: MVSLHSLRRDELAALHARHQQQYAGLQSKKLALDLTRGKPSSEQLDLSNALLSLPGEDYCDEDGTDTRNYGGQHGLPGLRAIFGELLGIPVPNLIAGNNSSLEMMHDVIVFSMLHGGVDSPRPWKDEPTVKFLCPVPGYDRHFAINESLGIEMISIPMRDDGPDVDLIEELVAVDPTIKGMWAVPVFSNPTGVTYSWETARRLVQMRTAANDFRLFWDNAYALHTLTLDFVRQIDVLGLAATAGNPNRPYVFASTSKITFAGAGVSFFGGSLGNIAWYLQYAGKKSIGPDKVNQLRHLRFFGDADGVRLQMLRHQQILAPKFALALEILDKRLRDSQIASWTEPKGGYFISLDVLPGTARRTVALAKDAGIAVTEAGASFPYRKDPDDKNIRIAPTFPPMADLRDAIDGLATCALLAATESLLARAGVGARR, encoded by the coding sequence ATGGTGTCGCTGCATTCCCTCAGGCGTGACGAGCTGGCGGCCCTGCACGCCCGTCACCAGCAGCAGTATGCGGGCCTGCAGTCCAAGAAGCTGGCCCTAGATCTCACGCGTGGCAAACCATCGAGCGAGCAGCTCGACCTGTCCAATGCGCTGCTGAGCCTGCCCGGCGAAGACTACTGCGACGAGGACGGCACCGACACCCGCAACTACGGCGGACAGCACGGTCTGCCGGGGCTGCGCGCGATTTTCGGTGAGCTGCTTGGCATCCCGGTGCCGAATCTGATCGCTGGCAACAACTCCAGCCTCGAGATGATGCACGACGTCATCGTTTTCTCGATGTTGCACGGCGGCGTGGATTCGCCGCGACCCTGGAAAGACGAACCGACGGTCAAGTTCCTCTGTCCGGTCCCCGGCTACGACCGGCACTTCGCGATCAACGAGAGCCTGGGCATCGAGATGATCTCGATCCCGATGCGCGACGACGGGCCCGACGTCGACCTGATCGAGGAGCTCGTCGCCGTCGACCCCACCATCAAGGGCATGTGGGCGGTGCCGGTGTTCTCCAACCCCACCGGGGTCACCTACTCGTGGGAGACTGCACGCCGCCTAGTCCAGATGCGCACGGCGGCAAACGATTTCCGGTTGTTCTGGGATAACGCTTACGCGCTGCACACGTTGACGCTGGACTTTGTCCGACAGATCGACGTGCTGGGACTGGCCGCGACAGCCGGCAACCCCAACCGGCCCTATGTCTTCGCGTCCACTTCCAAGATCACTTTCGCCGGTGCCGGCGTCAGCTTCTTCGGCGGCTCGCTGGGCAATATCGCCTGGTATTTGCAGTATGCGGGCAAGAAGTCGATCGGCCCGGACAAGGTCAACCAGCTGCGCCATTTGCGCTTTTTCGGCGACGCCGACGGGGTGCGCCTGCAGATGCTGCGGCACCAGCAGATCCTGGCGCCGAAGTTCGCGTTGGCCCTGGAAATTCTCGACAAACGGCTGCGTGATTCCCAGATCGCGTCTTGGACCGAGCCCAAAGGCGGGTATTTCATCAGCCTCGACGTGCTCCCCGGCACGGCGCGTCGCACGGTGGCGCTGGCCAAGGACGCCGGCATCGCCGTCACCGAGGCCGGCGCGTCGTTCCCGTACCGAAAAGACCCCGACGACAAGAACATTCGGATCGCGCCGACGTTCCCGCCGATGGCAGACCTGCGCGATGCGATCGACGGGTTGGCCACGTGCGCGCTGCTGGCTGCCACCGAGTCCCTGCTGGCCCGCGCCGGCGTCGGAGCGCGTCGGTAG
- a CDS encoding MbtH family protein: protein MSINPFDDENGRFFVLVNDEEQHSLWPTFAEVPAGWRVVYGEADRASCLDYIEANWPDIRPKSLRDRLAQQQASEN from the coding sequence GTGAGCATCAATCCGTTCGACGACGAAAATGGCCGCTTCTTCGTCCTAGTCAACGACGAGGAGCAACACAGCCTGTGGCCAACCTTCGCCGAAGTTCCGGCCGGCTGGCGGGTGGTTTACGGCGAAGCCGACCGCGCCTCGTGCCTGGACTACATCGAAGCGAACTGGCCCGACATCCGGCCCAAGAGCTTGCGCGACAGGCTGGCCCAACAGCAGGCTTCGGAGAACTGA
- a CDS encoding SRPBCC family protein, giving the protein MGQISAASTVLINAKPEAVLAAVADYQNVRPKILSSHYRDYQVLQGGQGQGTVAKWKLQATKSRVREVQASVDVAGHAVIEKDANSSMVTNWTVAPAGPGSSVTVKTTWTGAGGLKGVFEKTFAPLGLKKIQAEVLANLKKELES; this is encoded by the coding sequence ATGGGACAGATCAGCGCCGCCAGCACCGTTTTGATCAATGCCAAGCCGGAAGCGGTCCTCGCCGCCGTCGCCGACTACCAAAACGTCCGCCCGAAAATCCTGTCCTCGCACTACCGCGACTACCAAGTGCTGCAAGGCGGCCAAGGCCAAGGCACGGTTGCCAAGTGGAAGCTACAGGCCACCAAGTCCCGGGTGCGCGAGGTGCAAGCCAGCGTCGACGTCGCCGGTCACGCCGTTATCGAAAAAGACGCCAACTCGTCGATGGTCACCAACTGGACGGTCGCCCCGGCAGGACCCGGCTCCAGCGTCACCGTCAAGACCACCTGGACCGGGGCGGGCGGGCTCAAGGGCGTCTTCGAGAAGACGTTCGCCCCGTTGGGCCTGAAGAAGATCCAGGCCGAGGTGCTCGCCAACCTGAAGAAGGAACTGGAAAGCTAG
- a CDS encoding YbaB/EbfC family nucleoid-associated protein produces the protein MQPGGQPDMSALLAQAQQMQQQLMEAQQQLANSEVRGQAGGGLVQVTVKGSGEVVAVTIDPKVVDPNDVETLQDLIVGALADASKQVTTMAQQKLGPLAGGMGSALGLPEI, from the coding sequence ATGCAACCTGGAGGCCAGCCCGACATGTCGGCGTTGCTTGCCCAGGCGCAGCAGATGCAGCAACAGTTGATGGAAGCCCAGCAACAGCTCGCCAACTCCGAGGTGCGCGGTCAGGCCGGCGGCGGCCTGGTGCAGGTCACGGTGAAAGGCAGCGGCGAGGTGGTGGCGGTGACCATCGACCCCAAGGTCGTCGACCCCAACGACGTCGAGACCCTGCAAGACCTGATCGTCGGCGCGCTGGCCGATGCTTCCAAGCAGGTCACCACGATGGCGCAGCAAAAGCTGGGGCCGCTGGCCGGGGGCATGGGCAGCGCGCTGGGTTTACCGGAGATCTGA
- a CDS encoding Rv3717 family N-acetylmuramoyl-L-alanine amidase: MRIRVCLRVGLAIGAGVLVAVSTPTVPTAPAIPANIAGMIVFLDPGHNGANDASINRQVSNGRGGTKDCQASGTSTNSGYQEHTFTWDTTLRIRAALNALGARTAMSRGNDTEVGPCVDQRAEMANALHPNAIVSIHADGGPPTGRGFHVNYSAPPLNQVQAGPSVQFARIMRDQLQNSGIPPANYIGHNGLYGRADLAGLNLAQYPAVLVELGNMKNPADSALMESPEGRQKYADAVVKGIAGFLASQPQAG; the protein is encoded by the coding sequence GTGCGCATACGAGTTTGCCTGCGTGTCGGGCTCGCGATCGGCGCCGGCGTGCTCGTCGCCGTGTCGACGCCGACGGTCCCGACCGCGCCCGCGATCCCGGCCAACATCGCCGGCATGATCGTGTTCCTCGACCCGGGCCACAACGGCGCCAACGACGCGTCGATCAATCGTCAGGTCTCCAACGGCCGCGGCGGCACCAAGGATTGCCAGGCCAGCGGAACCTCGACCAACAGCGGCTACCAGGAGCACACGTTCACCTGGGACACCACGCTGCGGATCCGCGCCGCGCTCAATGCGCTGGGGGCGCGAACCGCGATGTCACGGGGAAACGACACCGAGGTGGGGCCCTGCGTCGACCAGCGCGCGGAGATGGCCAACGCCTTGCACCCCAACGCCATCGTCAGCATCCACGCCGACGGCGGTCCGCCCACCGGGCGCGGGTTCCACGTCAACTACTCGGCGCCACCCCTCAACCAGGTCCAGGCGGGCCCGTCGGTGCAGTTCGCCCGGATCATGCGCGACCAACTGCAGAACTCGGGCATTCCGCCGGCCAACTACATCGGCCACAACGGACTCTACGGCCGTGCGGACCTTGCCGGCCTGAACCTGGCACAGTATCCGGCGGTGCTCGTCGAGTTGGGCAACATGAAAAACCCGGCGGACTCGGCGCTGATGGAATCCCCGGAGGGCAGGCAAAAATACGCCGACGCCGTCGTCAAGGGCATCGCGGGCTTCCTCGCCAGCCAGCCCCAGGCTGGCTGA
- the recR gene encoding recombination mediator RecR codes for MFEGPVQDLIDELGKLPGIGPKSAQRIAFYLLSVEPADIDRLTAVLTKVRDGVRFCAVCGNVSDDERCRICADPRRDASLVCVVEEPKDVQAVERTREFRGRYHVLGGALDPLSGIGPEQLRIRELLNRVGERVDGVEVTEVIIATDPNTEGEATATYLMRVLRDIPGLTVTRIASGLPMGGDLEFADELTLGRALLGRRAMA; via the coding sequence TTGTTCGAGGGGCCAGTCCAGGATCTGATCGACGAGCTCGGCAAGCTGCCGGGCATCGGGCCCAAAAGCGCGCAGCGCATCGCCTTTTACCTGTTGTCGGTCGAGCCGGCCGACATCGACCGGCTGACCGCGGTGCTGACCAAGGTGCGCGACGGCGTACGGTTCTGCGCGGTGTGCGGCAACGTGTCCGACGACGAGCGCTGCCGGATCTGCGCCGACCCGCGCCGCGACGCGTCTTTGGTGTGCGTTGTCGAGGAGCCGAAGGACGTCCAGGCCGTCGAGCGCACCCGCGAATTCCGCGGCCGCTACCACGTGTTGGGCGGGGCGCTCGATCCGCTGTCCGGCATCGGGCCCGAGCAGCTGCGGATCCGCGAGCTGCTGAATCGCGTCGGTGAACGCGTCGACGGCGTCGAGGTCACCGAGGTGATCATCGCCACCGACCCGAACACCGAAGGCGAGGCCACCGCCACCTACCTCATGCGGGTTCTGCGCGACATTCCCGGGCTCACCGTGACACGGATCGCCTCCGGCCTACCGATGGGCGGCGACCTGGAATTCGCCGACGAGCTGACCCTGGGCCGCGCTTTGCTCGGCCGGCGCGCCATGGCGTGA
- a CDS encoding type 1 glutamine amidotransferase produces MADSSVRIGLVLPDVMGTYGDGGNAVVLRQRLRMRGIDAEIVEITLADAVPESLDIYTLGGAEDYAQRLATRHLVKHPGLQRAAARGAPVLAICAAIQVLGHWYETSAGERVDGVGLLDVTTSPQAKRTIGELVSAPLLDGLTAPLTGFENHRGGTVLGAAAAPLGAVKKGAGNRAGDGFDGAVQGSVVATYMHGPCLARNPELADLLLSRVVGELAPLDLPEVELLRRERLRAARA; encoded by the coding sequence ATGGCTGACTCGAGTGTGCGGATCGGGCTGGTGCTGCCCGACGTGATGGGCACCTATGGCGACGGCGGCAACGCGGTCGTGCTGCGGCAGCGGCTGCGGATGCGCGGCATCGACGCGGAGATCGTCGAGATCACGCTGGCCGACGCTGTGCCGGAGAGCTTGGACATCTACACGCTCGGCGGGGCGGAAGACTATGCGCAGCGGCTGGCGACCCGCCATCTGGTCAAACATCCGGGGCTGCAGCGCGCGGCGGCCCGGGGAGCGCCGGTGTTGGCGATCTGCGCGGCCATCCAGGTGCTCGGGCACTGGTATGAGACGTCGGCGGGTGAACGCGTCGACGGGGTGGGCCTGCTCGACGTGACCACCTCGCCGCAGGCCAAACGGACCATCGGCGAACTGGTCAGCGCGCCCTTGTTGGACGGGTTGACGGCGCCGTTGACCGGCTTTGAAAACCACCGCGGCGGCACAGTGCTCGGGGCCGCGGCCGCGCCGCTGGGCGCGGTGAAAAAGGGTGCGGGCAACCGCGCGGGCGACGGGTTCGACGGCGCGGTGCAGGGCAGCGTCGTCGCCACCTACATGCACGGGCCGTGCCTGGCCCGCAACCCCGAGCTCGCCGACCTGCTGCTCAGCCGGGTCGTCGGCGAGCTGGCGCCGCTGGACTTGCCCGAAGTGGAGTTGCTGCGCCGCGAGCGCCTCCGGGCCGCCCGAGCTTAA
- a CDS encoding FAD-binding oxidoreductase yields the protein MVPVPEAALEAHRAGVERLLASYRSIPATASVRLAKPTSNLFRARAKRDAPGLDTSGLTDVIWVDPDARTADVAGMCTYEDLVAATLPYGLSPLVVPQLKTITLGGAVTGLGIESASFRNGLPHESVLEMDILTGAGELLTVSPHQHADLYRAFPNSYGTLGYSTRLRIELEAVKPFVALRHVRFHSLADMVAAMDRIVDTGGFDGVPVDYLDGVVFSADESYLCVGVRTTTPGPVSDYTGQQIYYRSIQHDTGIKEDRLTILDYFWRWDTDWFWCSRSFGAQNPRIRRFWPRRYRRSSVYWKLVSLDQRFGIADRMEKRKGRPPRERVVQDVEVPIERTEEFLTWFLDNVPITPIWLCPLRLRDQDGWPLYPIRPGRTYVNVGFWSSVPAGATEGATNRLIEAKVGELDGHKSLYSDSYYTREEFDELYGGETYKTVKKTYDPDSRLLDLYAKAVQRR from the coding sequence GTGGTGCCTGTTCCCGAAGCCGCACTGGAGGCTCACAGGGCGGGCGTCGAGCGGTTGTTGGCGAGCTATCGCTCCATACCCGCGACGGCGTCCGTCCGGCTCGCCAAGCCCACCTCGAATCTGTTTCGTGCGCGTGCCAAACGCGACGCTCCCGGCCTCGACACTTCCGGGCTGACCGACGTCATCTGGGTCGATCCCGATGCCCGTACCGCCGACGTGGCCGGCATGTGCACCTACGAAGACCTGGTGGCGGCCACCCTGCCGTACGGCCTGTCGCCGCTGGTGGTGCCGCAACTGAAGACCATCACGCTGGGCGGGGCGGTCACCGGATTGGGTATCGAGTCGGCCTCGTTCCGCAACGGCCTGCCGCACGAGTCGGTGCTGGAGATGGACATCCTCACCGGCGCCGGCGAATTGCTCACGGTGTCACCGCACCAACACGCCGATCTTTACCGAGCATTTCCCAATTCGTACGGGACGCTTGGCTATTCGACCAGGCTGCGCATCGAGTTGGAGGCCGTCAAGCCGTTCGTGGCACTGCGTCACGTTCGATTTCATTCGCTGGCCGACATGGTGGCGGCCATGGACCGCATCGTCGACACCGGCGGATTCGACGGTGTCCCAGTCGATTACCTCGACGGTGTGGTGTTCAGCGCCGACGAGAGCTACCTGTGCGTCGGCGTGCGGACCACCACCCCGGGCCCGGTCAGCGACTACACCGGACAGCAGATCTACTATCGCTCAATCCAGCACGACACCGGTATCAAGGAAGACCGGTTGACGATCCTCGACTACTTCTGGCGTTGGGACACCGATTGGTTCTGGTGCTCAAGGTCATTCGGCGCGCAGAATCCGCGGATCAGGCGTTTTTGGCCCCGGCGTTACCGGCGCAGCAGCGTGTACTGGAAGCTGGTGTCCCTCGACCAGCGGTTCGGCATCGCCGACCGGATGGAAAAGCGCAAGGGTCGTCCGCCGCGCGAACGGGTGGTGCAAGACGTCGAGGTCCCGATCGAGCGGACCGAGGAGTTCCTAACGTGGTTCCTCGATAACGTTCCGATCACGCCGATCTGGCTGTGCCCGTTGCGGTTACGCGACCAGGACGGCTGGCCGCTGTATCCGATCCGGCCGGGCCGCACCTATGTCAACGTCGGCTTCTGGTCGTCGGTGCCGGCGGGCGCGACCGAGGGTGCCACGAACCGGTTGATCGAGGCCAAGGTCGGCGAGCTCGACGGACACAAGTCGCTGTACTCCGACTCCTACTACACCCGTGAGGAATTCGACGAACTCTACGGCGGCGAAACCTATAAGACGGTAAAGAAGACCTACGACCCGGATTCGCGTCTTCTCGACCTCTATGCGAAGGCGGTGCAGCGACGATGA